The proteins below are encoded in one region of Garra rufa chromosome 12, GarRuf1.0, whole genome shotgun sequence:
- the ccdc36 gene encoding interactor of HORMAD1 protein 1 gives MKPNVWNIKEMLNIPATSGGTKTGKGLGTSDYSSLSDSQFLLGSQMWPDNSQGFTQEMSGQSRGSQHTSQEMKEMMVASSYSSKPFLFGGDGKISNFTGGKFAGMLDRFEEEKRKAKEKYEREILTHGILQLQESLESTRETLLSRIEGSNDITKFVVEKMDTFSKTIEGYLNSVKEGITCQFETLQSQTQTEIADRETKSSLAAKELSSSMLNLQRDLEYLKTEQSKEQGMLGKILSELSTLISIHKPMTGPGSARMIDSEVQTSPDLLERFCLMSAEKHHESKTICNRPVIYSGKATEQNHCPLTTQKTQNRKAHAAPVEKQQTAVTEEVSPDASQRLWCTQRSGLETRPSSPLVDVQSTASIEDHGGQWSVTNRFVTVATVATVPPLKVPKRRHKSLNYRWKKRALVLPQRQPVRKKAPVNFSDSQQNEDLQCEQKDRVPLASLCDNWKTINKPVVENLLKLQQQATIAPVSRCVAEQGLNPFSLWSEDTDSSQMMVEYKMSEWENVVTEPKASVIEEEGGLWKLFDSTDDSE, from the exons ATGAAGCCCAATGTCTGGAATATAAAGGAGATGTTGAATATCCCCGCAACGTCTGG AGGGACCAAAACTGGTAAGGGTCTGGGAACAAGTGACTACTCCAGTCTGAGTGACTCCCAGTTTCTGTTGGGCTCTCAAATGTGGCCTGACAATTCACAAGGGTTTACTCAGGAGATGAGTGGACAGAGCAGAGGTTCTCAACATACCTCACAGGAG ATGAAGGAAATGATGGTGGCCAGCAGTTATAGTTCTAAGCCGTTTTTGTTCGGTGGTGATGGAAAAATCTCAAACTTCACTGGTGGCAAATTTGCTGGCATGTTGGACAGATTTGAGGAGGAGAAGAGAAAAGCAAAGGAAAAATATGAAAG GGAAATTCTCACTCATGGAATTCTACAATTGCAGGAATCCCTGGAGAGC ACCAGAGAGACTTTGTTAAGTCGCATTGAAGGAAGTAATGACATAACCAAATTTGTAGTGGAGAAAATGGATACTTTTTCAAAAACAA TTGAAGGTTATTTAAACAGTGTGAAGGAAGGTATAACATGTCAGTTTGAGACACTGCAGAGCCAAACACAAACAGAAATTGCGGACAGGGAAACCAAG AGCAGTCTGGCTGCAAAAGAGTTGAGCTCAAGCATGCTTAACCTCCAACGGGATCTGGAATATCTTAAAACAGAGCAGAGCAAGGAGCAGGGCATGCTGGGAAAAATTCTATCTGAGCTTAGCACTTTGATCTCTATTCACAAGCCAATGACAGGACCTGGATCTGCCAGAATGATTGACAGTGAGGTCCAGACATCACCTGATTTGCTAGAGAGGTTCTGTTTAATGTCAGCTGAAAAACACCACGAAAGCAAGACGATATGCAACAGGCCTGTCATTTATTCAGGAAAAGCTACGGAGCAGAACCATTGTCCACTCACAACACAGAAGACACAAAACAGAAAGGCACATGCTGCGCCTGTAGAAAAACAGCAGACAGCAGTCACCGAGGAGGTTTCCCCTGATGCTTCACAGAGATTGTGGTGCACACAGAGAAGTGGGCTTGAGACTAGACCTTCAAGCCCACTTGTAGATGTTCAGTCCACTGCATCCATCGAGGACCACGGAGGACAGTGGTCAGTGACAAACCGATTTGTCACTGTTGCCACTGTTGCCACAGTGCCACCACTGAAAGTACCTAAGAGGCGCCACAAATCACTGAATTACAGGTGGAAAAAGAGAGCCTTGGTTCTCCCACAAAGACAGCCGGTGAGAAAAAAAGCACCAGTGAATTTCTCAGACAGCCAGCAGAATGAAGACCTTCAGTGCGAACAAAAAGACAGAGTGCCTTTGGCTTCTCTTTGTGACAACTGGAAAACCATCAACAAGCCTGTTGTAGAGAATCTCTTAAAACTACAGCAGCAAGCAACCATCGCACCAGTCAGCAGATGTGTAGCTGAACAAGGACTCAACCCCTTCAGTTTGTGGTCTGAGGACACAGACAGCTCCCAAATGATGGTGGAATACAAGATGTCTGAATGGGAAAATGTGGTGACTGAGCCTAAAGCTAGTGTCATTGAAGAAGAAGGTGGGCTTTGGAAGCTCTTTGACTCCACTGATGACTCAGAATAA
- the perm1b gene encoding uncharacterized protein perm1b isoform X1, with translation MTNLLSATAMDDLDHSVLIAEQDWDCFCTESEECSIQQAKLASLDESGFSDTDDGKTFVPTQNSPDPKDRVEGQNQHQEEFKSEPTSENSNLIEYPNPNTEPKNTRFAEQTSDAEANKPGATCEDSNLTENLEKLRVNYENRDNGENRSSQTINKPVSEMSIEEIKHEKSMAGIETLTDYSPVAKKEKERWFVTVNDSPVRLRVKDPSKGSVQKKRRKKKTSKNFRHNSGMMEKCSSLNNESEPEKFKQENVYSPNMQNSLHIQDIKCILPTGSSENEEEKTSCPISLKKQSMIEMPETNLERNPADSLNLLLTPKQMPQTLFKDLSGPLPQYWDHESTLCDEDYKSIDFNCESQNTTDNLSNFNNDTGVESPRFILGASKPTDPSDTEGERTEQKEPLEESSQSSQVSQSSSNSAKTSGPTPPIFAISSFWDEMEKLTINDILQLRTVNNTSLLTESTISEESSPAVESKDDNLEDGLLDDAADSDYFTHLDDSKPDRSSCEFSTYSDFDDEFLQLLHASENPCPESLEGKEQTQRFLESSMDLEETCKSESNEIVKLYPESDPFEYLYSETEAKMQDIFLTTREDDMNTFLLDHCSTRKSTPSPVLSISDILDDQCLETLFEILRSDSEAEQYKTWISDRSTSLCFSERLSLAETYDDFFSDFEVGNFLFPTIHVSTKSEKTLIPIYSSSHSVVKDLEYPEVEEVIQSDCAPVQVKRCASPSETSNTCFITSQRSTWRNLSLRHSKLLMGRTWCRLATSWGFPKTADTDYSYKMRTSSSSIAQPKLPELFLENQALGKMTQHQILVEATVAGADRDRFFFSLKQTDMCLVCIAFASWVLKSSDPQSTDMWKAALLANVSAISAIQYLRRYVKEG, from the exons ATGACAAACCTTTTGAGTGCAACTGCAATGGATGATTTAGATCACAGTGTGCTGATAGCAGAGCAGGACTGGGACTGTTTCTGCACAGAGAGCGAGGAATGCTCTATTCAGCAGGCCAAGCTTGCATCCTTAGATGAGTCTGGCTTCAGTGATACTGACGATGGCAAAACCTTCGTTCCCACTCAGAACAGCCCTGACCCAAAAGATAGGGTAGAAGGACAAAATCAGCATCAAGAAGAATTTAAATCAGAACCTACATCTGAGAATTCAAATTTGATTGAATATCCTAATCCTAATACAGAGCCAAAGAATACCAGGTTTGCTGAGCAGACGTCCGATGCTGAAGCAAACAAACCTGGGGCTACATGTGAAGACAGCAACCTGACTGAGAACTTAGAGAAACTAAGAGTAAATTATGAGAATCGAGATAATGGTGAGAATAGATCAAGCCAAACCATAAACAAGCCAGTCTCAGAAATGTCTATAGAAGAAATAAAGCATGAAAAGAGTATGGCTGGTATAGAAACATTAACTGATTATTCACCAGTGGCCAAAAAAGAGAAGgaacgttggtttgtgactgtaAATGACAGCCCGGTCCGTCTGAGAGTAAAGGATCCAAGTAAAGGTTCAgtccaaaaaaaaagaagaaaaaaaaaaacttctaaaaaCTTCAGACACAATAGCGGCATGATGGAGAAGTGCTCTTCCTTAAATAACGAATCAGAACCTGAGAAATTTAAACAAGAAAATGTGTACTCACCCAATATGCAAAACTCACTTCATATCCAagatattaaatgtattttgccCACTGGATCATCTGAGAATGAAGAGGAAAAAACAAGCTGCCCAATTAGTCTAAAAAAGCAAAGCATGATAGAAATGCCAGAAACAAATTTAGAAAGAAATCCCGCCGACTCTTTAAATTTACTTTTAACCCCCAAACAGATGCCACAAACCCTATTTAAAGATCTCAGTGGCCCTTTGCCACAGTACTGGGATCATGAAAGCACACTGTGTGATGAAGATTACAAATCCATAGATTTTAACTGTGAAAGTCAAAATACAACTGATAATTTAAGCAACTTTAATAATGACACAGGTGTGGAAAGTCCCAGATTTATTCTGGGTGCCTCTAAACCCACCGATCCTTCAGATACTGAAGGAGAAAGAACAGAGCAGAAAGAGCCCTTAGAAGAATCATCCCAGTCGTCCCAAGTGTCACAATCCTCCAGCAACAGTGCCAAGACGTCAGGTCCAACTCCACCCATATTTGCTATTTCCTCCTTTTGGGATGAAATGGAAAAACTGACAATAAATGATATTTTGCAACTAAGAACAGTTAATAACACGTCTCTACTGACAGAAAGCACCATTTCAGAAGAAAGCAGCCCTGCGGTTGAATCTAAAGATGATAATTTAGAAGATGGCCTGCTAGACGACGCAGCAGATTCAGACTATTTTACACATTTGGATGACTCTAAACCAGACCGATCAAGCTGCGAATTCTCAACTTACTCTGATTTCGATGACGAGTTTCTCCAACTTCTTCATGCAAGTGAAAACCCTTGCCCTGAATCCCTTGAAGGCAAAGAGCAAACCCAAAGGTTTCTTGAGTCTAGCATGGATTTAGAAGAAACTTGTAAAAGTGAATCAAATGAGATTGTAAAGCTGTATCCTGAGAGTGATCCCTTTGAATATTTGTATTCAGAGACAGAAGCAAAGATGCAAGACATATTCTTAACAACCAGAGAAGATGACATGAATACCTTTCTATTAGACCACTGTAGCACAAGAAAATCAACACCTTCACCAGTTTTATCAATTTCTGATATTCTAGACGATCAGTGTCTGGAGACTCTCTTTGAAATCTTGAGAAGTGACAGCGAAGCAGAGCAGTACAAGACTTGGATTTCAGACCGAAGCACTTCGCTTTGTTTTTCAGAGAGATTATCTCTGGCTGAGACTTATGATGACTTCTTCTCAGACTTTGAAGTTGGGAATTTTCTCTTTCCTACAATTCATGTTTCAACAAAGAGTGAGAAAACACTGATTCCAATCTATTCCTCTTCTCATTCAGTGGTGAAAGACCTAGAATATCCAGAGGTAGAAGAGGTAATACAATCAGATTGTGCCCCAGTCCAAGTTAAAAGGTGTGCAAGCCCCTCTGAAACATCAAACACGTGCTTTATCACTAGCCAGAGAAGTACCTGGAGAAACCTTTCTCTAAGACACAGTAAACTTCTAATGGGAAGGACCTGGTGTAGGTTGGCCACCTCTTGGGGTTTTCCCAAGACAGCTGACACAGACTACAGTTATAAAATGAGAACATCAAGTTCTTCTATAGCTCAGCCAAAGCTTCCAGAGCTTTTCCTAGAGAACCAGGCCCTCGGAAAAATGACACAACATCAGATACTTGTTGAGGCAACTGTTGCAGGTGCAG ATAGAGATCGTTTCTTTTTTTCACTAAAGCAAACAGACATGTGCCTTGTTTGCATTGCTTTTGCGTCATGGGTACTGAAGTCAAGCGATCCACAATCTACAGACATGTGGAAAGCAG CTCTCCTGGCAAACGTGAGCGCGATATCTGCCATCCAGTACTTGCGGCGATACGTCAAAGAAGGATGA
- the LOC141347493 gene encoding RING finger protein 223 — protein sequence MEESEVPTVSRSNSLRHQQRTVASSDDQDNAWDAGPECSICFCAYDNTFKTPKLLECTHTFCLECLSRFVAVSPEQQGTQITCPLCRRTTSVPEHGTPDLATSQEVLCQLPSDQQQVENLFLDGKRLCYSNPMAPDCVCIDIGAHKPVETPRIEETREGFGNRMLRFLGFYGNWKRLVIFVIVLLVILFIILWPLQCFIISGSMSECFRESPGNPTMMVRPTVAN from the coding sequence ATGGAGGAATCGGAAGTACCCACAGTATCCCGTTCTAATTCGCTACGGCACCAACAAAGGACAGTGGCCTCCAGTGATGACCAGGACAATGCCTGGGATGCCGGTCCAGAGTGTTCAATCTGCTTTTGCGCATACGACAACACCTTCAAGACACCGAAGCTTCTCGAATGCACCCATACTTTCTGTTTGGAATGTCTCAGTCGCTTTGTGGCTGTTTCACCAGAGCAGCAGGGTACCCAGATCACCTGTCCTCTCTGTCGGCGGACAACATCCGTGCCTGAGCACGGCACTCCAGATCTGGCCACCAGCCAGGAAGTGTTGTGCCAACTCCCAAGCGACCAGCAACAAGTGGAGAACCTTTTTCTAGACGGAAAGAGGCTGTGCTACTCGAACCCAATGGCACCCGACTGCGTCTGCATTGACATCGGAGCGCACAAACCAGTAGAGACACCAAGGATAGAAGAGACAAGAGAGGGTTTTGGAAACAGGATGCTGAGATTCTTGGGGTTTTATGGGAACTGGAAGAGGCTTGTGATCTTCGTCATAGTGCTTCTTGTGATCTTATTCATTATTCTGTGGCCTCTCCAGTGCTTTATCATCTCAGGCTCCATGTCAGAATGCTTCAGAGAATCACCAGGGAATCCAACCATGATGGTGAGACCTACAGTGGCTAACTGA
- the perm1b gene encoding uncharacterized protein perm1b isoform X2: MTNLLSATAMDDLDHSVLIAEQDWDCFCTESEECSIQQAKLASLDESGFSDTDDGKTFVPTQNSPDPKDRVEGQNQHQEEFKSEPTSENSNLIEYPNPNTEPKNTRFAEQTSDAEANKPGATCEDSNLTENLEKLRVNYENRDNGENRSSQTINKPVSEMSIEEIKHEKSMAGIETLTDYSPVAKKEKERWFVTVNDSPVRLRVKDPSKGSVQKKRRKKKTSKNFRHNSGMMEKCSSLNNESEPEKFKQENVYSPNMQNSLHIQDIKCILPTGSSENEEEKTSCPISLKKQSMIEMPETNLERNPADSLNLLLTPKQMPQTLFKDLSGPLPQYWDHESTLCDEDYKSIDFNCESQNTTDNLSNFNNDTGVESPRFILGASKPTDPSDTEGERTEQKEPLEESSQSSQVSQSSSNSAKTSGPTPPIFAISSFWDEMEKLTINDILQLRTVNNTSLLTESTISEESSPAVESKDDNLEDGLLDDAADSDYFTHLDDSKPDRSSCEFSTYSDFDDEFLQLLHASENPCPESLEGKEQTQRFLESSMDLEETCKSESNEIVKLYPESDPFEYLYSETEAKMQDIFLTTREDDMNTFLLDHCSTRKSTPSPVLSISDILDDQCLETLFEILRSDSEAEQYKTWISDRSTSLCFSERLSLAETYDDFFSDFEVGNFLFPTIHVSTKSEKTLIPIYSSSHSVVKDLEYPEVEEVIQSDCAPVQVKRCASPSETSNTCFITSQRSTWRNLSLRHSKLLMGRTWCRLATSWGFPKTADTDYSYKMRTSSSSIAQPKLPELFLENQALGKMTQHQILVEATVADRDRFFFSLKQTDMCLVCIAFASWVLKSSDPQSTDMWKAALLANVSAISAIQYLRRYVKEG, from the exons ATGACAAACCTTTTGAGTGCAACTGCAATGGATGATTTAGATCACAGTGTGCTGATAGCAGAGCAGGACTGGGACTGTTTCTGCACAGAGAGCGAGGAATGCTCTATTCAGCAGGCCAAGCTTGCATCCTTAGATGAGTCTGGCTTCAGTGATACTGACGATGGCAAAACCTTCGTTCCCACTCAGAACAGCCCTGACCCAAAAGATAGGGTAGAAGGACAAAATCAGCATCAAGAAGAATTTAAATCAGAACCTACATCTGAGAATTCAAATTTGATTGAATATCCTAATCCTAATACAGAGCCAAAGAATACCAGGTTTGCTGAGCAGACGTCCGATGCTGAAGCAAACAAACCTGGGGCTACATGTGAAGACAGCAACCTGACTGAGAACTTAGAGAAACTAAGAGTAAATTATGAGAATCGAGATAATGGTGAGAATAGATCAAGCCAAACCATAAACAAGCCAGTCTCAGAAATGTCTATAGAAGAAATAAAGCATGAAAAGAGTATGGCTGGTATAGAAACATTAACTGATTATTCACCAGTGGCCAAAAAAGAGAAGgaacgttggtttgtgactgtaAATGACAGCCCGGTCCGTCTGAGAGTAAAGGATCCAAGTAAAGGTTCAgtccaaaaaaaaagaagaaaaaaaaaaacttctaaaaaCTTCAGACACAATAGCGGCATGATGGAGAAGTGCTCTTCCTTAAATAACGAATCAGAACCTGAGAAATTTAAACAAGAAAATGTGTACTCACCCAATATGCAAAACTCACTTCATATCCAagatattaaatgtattttgccCACTGGATCATCTGAGAATGAAGAGGAAAAAACAAGCTGCCCAATTAGTCTAAAAAAGCAAAGCATGATAGAAATGCCAGAAACAAATTTAGAAAGAAATCCCGCCGACTCTTTAAATTTACTTTTAACCCCCAAACAGATGCCACAAACCCTATTTAAAGATCTCAGTGGCCCTTTGCCACAGTACTGGGATCATGAAAGCACACTGTGTGATGAAGATTACAAATCCATAGATTTTAACTGTGAAAGTCAAAATACAACTGATAATTTAAGCAACTTTAATAATGACACAGGTGTGGAAAGTCCCAGATTTATTCTGGGTGCCTCTAAACCCACCGATCCTTCAGATACTGAAGGAGAAAGAACAGAGCAGAAAGAGCCCTTAGAAGAATCATCCCAGTCGTCCCAAGTGTCACAATCCTCCAGCAACAGTGCCAAGACGTCAGGTCCAACTCCACCCATATTTGCTATTTCCTCCTTTTGGGATGAAATGGAAAAACTGACAATAAATGATATTTTGCAACTAAGAACAGTTAATAACACGTCTCTACTGACAGAAAGCACCATTTCAGAAGAAAGCAGCCCTGCGGTTGAATCTAAAGATGATAATTTAGAAGATGGCCTGCTAGACGACGCAGCAGATTCAGACTATTTTACACATTTGGATGACTCTAAACCAGACCGATCAAGCTGCGAATTCTCAACTTACTCTGATTTCGATGACGAGTTTCTCCAACTTCTTCATGCAAGTGAAAACCCTTGCCCTGAATCCCTTGAAGGCAAAGAGCAAACCCAAAGGTTTCTTGAGTCTAGCATGGATTTAGAAGAAACTTGTAAAAGTGAATCAAATGAGATTGTAAAGCTGTATCCTGAGAGTGATCCCTTTGAATATTTGTATTCAGAGACAGAAGCAAAGATGCAAGACATATTCTTAACAACCAGAGAAGATGACATGAATACCTTTCTATTAGACCACTGTAGCACAAGAAAATCAACACCTTCACCAGTTTTATCAATTTCTGATATTCTAGACGATCAGTGTCTGGAGACTCTCTTTGAAATCTTGAGAAGTGACAGCGAAGCAGAGCAGTACAAGACTTGGATTTCAGACCGAAGCACTTCGCTTTGTTTTTCAGAGAGATTATCTCTGGCTGAGACTTATGATGACTTCTTCTCAGACTTTGAAGTTGGGAATTTTCTCTTTCCTACAATTCATGTTTCAACAAAGAGTGAGAAAACACTGATTCCAATCTATTCCTCTTCTCATTCAGTGGTGAAAGACCTAGAATATCCAGAGGTAGAAGAGGTAATACAATCAGATTGTGCCCCAGTCCAAGTTAAAAGGTGTGCAAGCCCCTCTGAAACATCAAACACGTGCTTTATCACTAGCCAGAGAAGTACCTGGAGAAACCTTTCTCTAAGACACAGTAAACTTCTAATGGGAAGGACCTGGTGTAGGTTGGCCACCTCTTGGGGTTTTCCCAAGACAGCTGACACAGACTACAGTTATAAAATGAGAACATCAAGTTCTTCTATAGCTCAGCCAAAGCTTCCAGAGCTTTTCCTAGAGAACCAGGCCCTCGGAAAAATGACACAACATCAGATACTTGTTGAGGCAACTGTTGCAG ATAGAGATCGTTTCTTTTTTTCACTAAAGCAAACAGACATGTGCCTTGTTTGCATTGCTTTTGCGTCATGGGTACTGAAGTCAAGCGATCCACAATCTACAGACATGTGGAAAGCAG CTCTCCTGGCAAACGTGAGCGCGATATCTGCCATCCAGTACTTGCGGCGATACGTCAAAGAAGGATGA
- the c12h1orf159 gene encoding uncharacterized protein C1orf159 homolog isoform X1: MSRVYFILSAALFVLEIPETKALLENSNDCCERIKRMNETCVNITLCDPGLLQVQENSTTFCVSCDSTEQGNSTLLNDTRTSHILVPLFTVIGGPGVAASVLLGTLLISLGLILSVASFFYLKRSNRLPGVFYRRNKAFIFQPSETAVMIPEATSSVRKPRYVRRERPSATSATSASSSATVATGAVTKVYNV, encoded by the exons ATGAGTAGAGTCTACTTCATCCTCAGTGCTGCTCTTTTTGTGTTAGAAATTCCAGAGACCAAG GCGCTGCTAGAAAACTCCAATGACTGCTGTGAAAGAATAAAAAGAATGAATGAAACCTGTGTGAATATTACACTCTGTGATCCTG GGCTCCTTCAAGTTCAGGAGAACAGTACAACATTTTGTGTGTCCTGTGACTCGACAGAGCAGGGGAATTCAACTTTACTTAACGATA CAAGGACTAGTCACATTCTAGTACCTTTATTCACAGTGATTG GTGGTCCAGGGGTTGCAGCTTCTGTTCTTCTAGGAACTCTACTGATCAGCCTGGGTCTCATCCTCTCAGTTGCATCTTTCTTTTACCTTAAGCGTTCCAACCGCCTCCCCGGTGTCTTCTACAGGCGCaataagg CTTTTATATTCCAACCAAGTGAGACG GCTGTCATGATTCCTGAAGCTACATCTTCAG TTCGCAAGCCAAGATACGTCAGGAGGGAGAGGCCGTCAGCAACGTCAGCAACATCAGCATCCAGCAGTGCTACTGTGGCAACAGGAGCAGTAACCAAGGTATACAATGTGTGA
- the c12h1orf159 gene encoding uncharacterized protein C1orf159 homolog isoform X2, with amino-acid sequence MNETCVNITLCDPGLLQVQENSTTFCVSCDSTEQGNSTLLNDTRTSHILVPLFTVIGGPGVAASVLLGTLLISLGLILSVASFFYLKRSNRLPGVFYRRNKAFIFQPSETAVMIPEATSSVRKPRYVRRERPSATSATSASSSATVATGAVTKVYNV; translated from the exons ATGAATGAAACCTGTGTGAATATTACACTCTGTGATCCTG GGCTCCTTCAAGTTCAGGAGAACAGTACAACATTTTGTGTGTCCTGTGACTCGACAGAGCAGGGGAATTCAACTTTACTTAACGATA CAAGGACTAGTCACATTCTAGTACCTTTATTCACAGTGATTG GTGGTCCAGGGGTTGCAGCTTCTGTTCTTCTAGGAACTCTACTGATCAGCCTGGGTCTCATCCTCTCAGTTGCATCTTTCTTTTACCTTAAGCGTTCCAACCGCCTCCCCGGTGTCTTCTACAGGCGCaataagg CTTTTATATTCCAACCAAGTGAGACG GCTGTCATGATTCCTGAAGCTACATCTTCAG TTCGCAAGCCAAGATACGTCAGGAGGGAGAGGCCGTCAGCAACGTCAGCAACATCAGCATCCAGCAGTGCTACTGTGGCAACAGGAGCAGTAACCAAGGTATACAATGTGTGA